The Hominilimicola fabiformis DNA window TTCGAGGGATTTTATCGCGTGGACAGTTCGAGGAGTATTAAGGGCAGCGGACTTGGACTTGGTATTGCAAAACAGATTGTAGAAAAACACGGCGGCAAGATATGGCTGAAAAGTGACGGATTGGGTAAGGGTACAACGGCGGTTGTATTTTTGCCGAAAATCTAAGGAGAATAAAATGAAAAAAATATTGATTATAGAAGATGACAGCAGTATCGCGGAACTTGAAAGAGATTATCTTGAAATAAATGATTTTGAGTGTGAAATTGCGGCAAGGGGTACAACGGGACTTGAAAAAGCACTTGCGGAAAATTTTGACCTTATAATAATAGATATAATGCTTCCGGGTATGGACGGTTTTGAGGTTATAACGGAACTCAGAAAAAAGAAACAAACGCCCGTAATATTTTTGTCGGCGAAAAATACCGATATAGATAAAATACGCGGACTTGGCTTGGGTGCGGACGATTATATGACGAAACCGTTTTCACCGAACGAACTTGTCGCAAGAGTTAAGGCACATATATCGCGATACGATACGCTTACATCAAAAAGCGGTGATGTAATAACAGTCGGTAAACTTATGATAGACAAAGATGCGCATAAGGTTACAGTGGACGGAAAAGAAATATCGCTTACTGCAAAAGAATATGATTTACTATTATTTCTTGCGGAAAATCCGAATCATACCTTTTCAAAAGAGGTTTTATTTGATAGAATATGGGGTATGGACGCAATAGGTGATGTGTCGACCGTTACGGTACATATTCAGCGTGTGCGTGATAAGATAAATACTGAAAATGAGCGGTATATAGAAACCATATGGGGTGTAGGCTACCGTTTTAATATCTGAGGAGGAAACATAAATTGGAACAGAAAAGTGTATTGATAGGAATGTCGGGCGGCGTTGACAGTTCCGTTGCGGCGGCTCTTTTAAAGGAGCAGGGATACCACGTAATCGGTGCGACTATGCGTCTTTGGACGTATTCGGACAGCTGTAATATGAAGCATGAGGGCTGTTGTGCGGAAAGTGCGGTTGAGGACGCAAGACGTGTGTGTGATAAGCTCGGTATTGATTTTTATGTGATGAATTTTAAGGATATGTTCAAAGATAAGGTCGTTGATTATTTTGTTGATGAATATATTCACGGCAGAACACCTAATCCTTGTATTGCGTGCAATAAGTATTTGAAGTTTGACGCATTGTTAAAAAAAGCGTTGGCTATGGGTATTGATTACGTTGCGACAGGTCACTATGCCAAAATCGAAAAAGGTGAGGACGGCAAGTATATTCTTCGTGCAAGTGAGGCTGTTAAGAAAGACCAGAGCTATGTGCTGTACA harbors:
- a CDS encoding response regulator transcription factor, producing the protein MKKILIIEDDSSIAELERDYLEINDFECEIAARGTTGLEKALAENFDLIIIDIMLPGMDGFEVITELRKKKQTPVIFLSAKNTDIDKIRGLGLGADDYMTKPFSPNELVARVKAHISRYDTLTSKSGDVITVGKLMIDKDAHKVTVDGKEISLTAKEYDLLLFLAENPNHTFSKEVLFDRIWGMDAIGDVSTVTVHIQRVRDKINTENERYIETIWGVGYRFNI